The Sphingomonas aliaeris genome segment ACCTCTCGTCCGACAGCCGCCCGCCGAACAACGGCGTCGGCCGCACCGCGGATCCGGAAAACGTCACCGTCTATGAACTGGGTGCGAAAGCGCGCTTCAACGGCGGCTTCCTGAACCTCGCCGTGTTCCAGCAGTCGATCAAGGGCTTCCAGTCGAACGCCTTTACCGGCACCGGCTTCGCTCTGGTCAATGCCGGCAAGCAGTCGGTCAAGGGCTTCGAACTCGACGCCCAGTACCGCCCCGTCCGCCCGCTCCTGTTGACCGGCGCGGTGACGTATCTTGATCCTAAGTACGACTCGTTTACCCGCGCAACGTGCGTCTCATTCGATCCGGTCTGCCAGGTTCCGGCCGGATCCCCCGCCGGCACGCTCGCGCCACAGTTTCGCGATCTGTCCGGCCGTCGTCCGGCCGGCATCTCGAAATGGACCGGCAGCGTCTCCGCAACCTACACACAGGAATTCGGCGACGGCTACAGCGCCTTCGTGCGCGGCGAATATGATTTCGCCAGCAAGACACGTCTGACCGATACGGTGCCGGCGAACCTCAACACGTTCAGCCAGAACACGGTCAACGCGAGCCTCGGCGTCTCGACCCCCTATAAGCTCGACGTCCAGCTCTGGGTACGCAACCTGACGCAGGACAAGTATCTGCTCAGCGCATTCCAGACCGTTATCCAGTCCGGCAGCTTCAGCGGTTATCCGAACGAACCGCGCACATACGGCGTCACCCTGCGCAAGGCGTTCTGAGCGCTTCCCCCTCACCCTGGTTGCGACCACCTCGGCCCCCGGCAGTCTTGCCGGGGGCCTTTTTGTTGCAACCTTATCCCTGTGTCCTGCGCTTTTGATCGCAGAAGGAGAGCGATGATGAGCGATTTGAAGAAGGGCGACGAAGTGACCTGGAAATCGCATGGCGGCACCGCGCACGGCCATGTCGAGAAGAAACAGACCAGCACCACGCACATAAAAGGCCATAAGGTCGTGGCAACAAAGGACGATCCGCAATTTATCGTAAGGAGTGACAATGGCGGAAAGGCGGCGCACAAGGAGGGCGCGCTGAAAAAGGCGTGAATCGATGTCGGCTTGAACGGCACATCAGGAAGGAAGATTTATGGCGAAGACCCCAACTGCGGCAGCGGCCCCCAAGACCGGCGGCATCCACGCGCCTGTTCAGCCGTCGCCCGAGCTCGGTGAGATCGTCGGCAACGACAAGCTGCCGCGCAGCGAAGTGATCTCGAAGGTCTGGGAGTACATCAAGAAGCATGACCTCCAGAACCCTGAAAATAAAAGAGAAATTCTGGCCGACGACAAGCTGAAGAAGGTTTTCGGCCGCGACAAGTGCACCATGTTCGAGATGAACAAGTACATCGCTGCACACGTCAAGGCGTAACGCCCGGCGCGGGCGTTGCCGCCCGCCGCGCGACAAGCGAACTGGGTCCGGCAGCATCGCTGTCCGGGCCTTTTTCGTGACCGCAGATGCCGGCGCTGGCTAAAAGATCATTTCGCCCCCGATTCGCTTGCGGGCGACGGCTTCGCATCGCGGTCGGAACCGGCAGGCCTTGGAAAGGCCCTGCGACCCCCCGCGGCGCAACCATCCTCGCGCGACAATGTAAAAAGCCGCCGACCTTTCGGCCAGCGGCTTCGTACGCGTCCGGGGAATGAACCCTCAGCCAAAAGCGACCTTCATGGTACGACGACGCGTGCGCAATGCGGCGCCCATCACGCCAAAGCCGGCGATCATCATGCCCCAGGTCGCCGGTTCCGGCACGGCAGCGGTGGCGACGGTTGCGAACGCCTGAACACCGGTCAGCGGTTGGATGAAGGCGGCATTGTTGTAAATGATCTGGGTTACGCCCTTATCCCCTCCGGTGCACGATATGTCTACCGAGACACTGCAAAGGAAAGCCGAGAAATCATTCATTCCAAGGATGAGGCCATTCTCTGACGATGAGTAGTCGAACGTCATTTCCGTGGCACTTGCCACCAAGGCGGACCCCACGACGATTGTCGTTCCCGTTGCCTTGTTGGCCGTGAGCGGACCCGCCGAACCATCAAACGTCAGCGAAAAGTCGGTGATATTTCCCTCGCGGATCACGCCAATGGTGCTGTCCGTGGTGATCGTTCCTATGACCGACGCGCCACCGATCGTTCTGTTCACCACATAAACCGTCGCTAATGCGGGGG includes the following:
- a CDS encoding hypervirulence associated TUDOR domain-containing protein translates to MSDLKKGDEVTWKSHGGTAHGHVEKKQTSTTHIKGHKVVATKDDPQFIVRSDNGGKAAHKEGALKKA
- a CDS encoding SWIB/MDM2 domain-containing protein, which produces MAKTPTAAAAPKTGGIHAPVQPSPELGEIVGNDKLPRSEVISKVWEYIKKHDLQNPENKREILADDKLKKVFGRDKCTMFEMNKYIAAHVKA
- a CDS encoding PEPxxWA-CTERM sorting domain-containing protein, translated to MMNKALLGAAVAVSALSAATPALATVYVVNRTIGGASVIGTITTDSTIGVIREGNITDFSLTFDGSAGPLTANKATGTTIVVGSALVASATEMTFDYSSSENGLILGMNDFSAFLCSVSVDISCTGGDKGVTQIIYNNAAFIQPLTGVQAFATVATAAVPEPATWGMMIAGFGVMGAALRTRRRTMKVAFG